From a region of the Helianthus annuus cultivar XRQ/B chromosome 5, HanXRQr2.0-SUNRISE, whole genome shotgun sequence genome:
- the LOC110942721 gene encoding uncharacterized protein LOC110942721, which yields MKNHETRPVGTTPFPEVNVATYNDQSGSHGHGRGYQRGRGHGSRGRGRGHGRGRGRAYGKKLHDNEKKSNDERGKKKSGTSSNACYRCGGNNHWAGTCRTARHLVELYQQSIKDKQKGIETNFTYEDGNVDVPRGEKDHTNATNLDYDDFLIEQANLDSGDILADTNQLDACNFPYA from the exons ATGAAAAACCATGAAACTCGTCCAGTTGGTACAACCCCATTCCCAGAAGTGAATGTGGCAACATATAATGACCAAAGTGGAAGTCACGGACATGGTCGTGGCTATCAACGTGGGCGTGGTCATGGTAgtcgtggtcgtggtcgtggtcATGGACGTGGTCGTGGACGTGCATATGGTAAG AAGTTGCATGATAATGAAAAGAAATCCAATGATGAAAGAGGTAAAAAGAAAAGTGGAACCTCATCTAATGCATGCTATCGATGTGGTGGTAACAACCACTGGGCTGGTACATGTCGTACAGCCAGACACTTAGTAGAGCTTTACCAACAATCTATAAAAGACAAACAAAAAGGAATAGAGACAAATTTCACATATGAAGATGGAAATGTTGATGTCCCAAGAGGTGAAAAGGACCATACTAATGCAACTAATCTAGATTATGATGATTTCCTTATCGAGCAAGCTAATTTGGATTCTGGTGATATCTTGGCTGATACAAACCAGTTGGATGCTTGCAATTTTCCCTATGCATGA
- the LOC110942722 gene encoding uncharacterized protein LOC110942722 → MSNLAKLEFMALDIIGKNYLSWALDAEIHLNANNLGETIKEGNKTSTQDKAKVMIFLRHHIHESLKNEYLTIKDPLVLWTNLKERITSQLILCGENITDKEMLEKKHSPPFTPQTLSCNNNIVKGASPNTVT, encoded by the exons ATGTCGAATCTTGCAAAGCTTGAGTTTATGGCTTTAGACATCATTGGAAAAAATTATTTGTCATGGGCTTTGGATGCTGAAATCCATCTAAATGCCAATAACCTTGGGGAAACAATTAAAGAAGGAAATAAAACGAGTACCCAAGATAAGGCAAAGGTAATGATTTTCTTACGCCACCATATTCATGAGTCATTGAAAAATGAATATCTCACTATCAAAGATCCACTCGTCCTATGGACCAATTTAAAAGAAAG AATCACGTCACAGTTGATTCTATGTGGAGAAAATATTACTGATAAGGAGATGTTGGAAAAAAAACATTCTCCACCTTTCACGCCTCAAACATTGTCTTGCAACAACAATATCGTGAAAGGGGCTTCACCAAATACAGTGacttaa